Proteins encoded together in one Gemmatimonadota bacterium DH-78 window:
- the acnA gene encoding aconitate hydratase AcnA, protein MGDAIRDPFGALRTLDLNEGATSYYDLRVLEEQGLVELDKLPFSIRILLENVLRHAGGEYVNEEHVKAVASWSPTNSGADVPFMPSRVVLQDFTGVPAVVDLAAMRNGLEAMGGDPQRINPVVPADLVIDHSVQVDYFRRPDAFQLNVEREFERNRERYALLRWAQKAFENFSVVPPGTGIVHQVNLEYLASVMHRRPGPEGHVAFPDTLVGTDSHTTMVNGLGVVGWGVGGIEAEAVLLGQPYYMLLPEVVGMKLHGQLPEGATATDLVLRATELLRNHGVVGRFVEFYGAGLSNLSLPDKATLANMAPEYGATIGLFPVDRETLRYLEGTGRSPDLVERVEKVSRALHLFREDDTPDPEFTSTLELDLSTIVPSLAGPKRPQDRIDMARIRQAFGEHLPALVPSGFDLPDEVKADEPRTAESWAGEGGDVPIATGGGVRSAHRTGSRNRYRTLLWEGQEVEIGDGSIVIAAITSCTNTSNPSVMVGAGLLAKAAVEKGLQVRPWVKTSMAPGSKVVTDYLEGSGTLDDLEKLGFGVVGYGCTTCIGNSGPLPEPIHKLVEDEGLVVASVLSGNRNFEARIHPLVRANYLASPMLVVAFALAGRIDIDLYNEPLGRTPDGTPVFLADIWPSQQLIRDTVTASLRPEMYEERYAEVFEGEEHWQALPLPEESALYDWDAESTYIQNPPFFQGMNLDTPAFSDVKGARVLALLGDSVTTDHISPAGAIAKRGPAGRYLQEHGVGVVDFNTFGSRRGNHEVMMRGTFANVRIKNLLLDGKEGGYTIHLPTGEEMSIFDASMKYQAAGTPLVVLAGSEYGTGSSRDWAAKGTSLLGVKAVIATSYERIHRSNLVGMGVLPLQFRSGDSAASLGLTGHETFDISGVAPDGPEPGGTVQVVATAPDGAVTRFEALVRLDSDVDVQYYRNGGILHTVLRKMGRGEM, encoded by the coding sequence TTGGGCGACGCCATTCGCGATCCCTTCGGCGCACTTCGCACCCTCGACCTGAACGAGGGCGCCACCTCCTACTACGACCTCCGGGTTCTCGAAGAGCAGGGGCTCGTCGAACTCGACAAGCTTCCCTTCTCGATCCGGATCCTGCTGGAGAACGTGCTGCGCCACGCCGGCGGCGAGTACGTGAACGAGGAGCACGTGAAGGCGGTGGCGAGCTGGAGTCCCACCAACAGCGGCGCCGATGTGCCCTTCATGCCGTCGCGCGTGGTGCTGCAGGATTTCACCGGGGTTCCGGCCGTGGTCGACCTCGCGGCGATGCGCAACGGGCTCGAGGCCATGGGCGGCGACCCCCAGCGCATCAACCCCGTGGTCCCGGCCGATCTGGTGATCGACCACTCGGTCCAGGTGGACTACTTCCGCCGCCCCGACGCCTTCCAGCTCAACGTGGAGCGCGAGTTCGAGCGCAACCGCGAGCGGTACGCCCTCCTGCGCTGGGCTCAGAAGGCCTTCGAGAACTTCTCGGTGGTGCCCCCGGGCACCGGCATCGTGCACCAGGTCAACCTCGAGTACCTCGCCTCGGTGATGCACCGACGCCCGGGTCCCGAGGGGCACGTGGCCTTCCCCGACACCCTGGTCGGCACCGACTCGCACACCACGATGGTGAACGGGCTCGGCGTGGTCGGCTGGGGCGTGGGCGGGATCGAGGCCGAGGCCGTGCTGCTCGGTCAGCCCTACTACATGCTGCTGCCCGAGGTGGTGGGCATGAAGCTCCACGGCCAGCTGCCGGAGGGAGCCACCGCCACCGACCTCGTGCTGCGCGCCACCGAGCTGCTCCGCAACCACGGGGTGGTCGGCCGCTTCGTGGAGTTCTACGGAGCGGGCCTCAGCAACCTGAGCCTGCCCGACAAGGCCACGCTCGCCAACATGGCGCCCGAGTACGGCGCCACGATCGGCCTCTTCCCGGTCGACCGCGAGACGCTGCGCTACCTCGAAGGCACCGGGCGCTCGCCCGATCTGGTGGAGCGGGTGGAGAAGGTGTCGCGCGCACTGCACCTGTTCCGCGAAGACGACACCCCCGATCCCGAGTTCACCTCCACCCTCGAGCTCGACCTGTCGACGATCGTCCCGTCGCTCGCGGGCCCGAAGCGGCCGCAGGACCGGATCGACATGGCCCGCATCCGGCAGGCCTTCGGCGAGCACCTTCCGGCGCTCGTGCCCTCCGGCTTCGATCTGCCCGACGAGGTGAAGGCCGACGAACCGCGCACCGCCGAGTCGTGGGCGGGTGAAGGGGGCGACGTGCCGATCGCCACCGGCGGCGGTGTCCGCAGCGCGCATCGCACCGGCAGCCGCAACCGCTACCGCACCCTCCTGTGGGAGGGCCAGGAGGTGGAGATCGGCGACGGCTCGATCGTGATCGCGGCCATCACCTCGTGCACCAACACCTCCAACCCCTCCGTCATGGTCGGGGCGGGGCTGCTCGCCAAGGCGGCGGTGGAGAAGGGACTCCAGGTGCGCCCGTGGGTGAAGACGTCGATGGCGCCGGGCTCGAAGGTGGTGACCGACTACCTCGAGGGCTCGGGCACGCTCGACGACCTCGAAAAGCTCGGCTTCGGTGTGGTGGGCTACGGCTGCACCACCTGCATCGGCAACTCGGGCCCGCTGCCCGAGCCGATCCACAAGCTGGTGGAAGACGAGGGCCTCGTGGTGGCGTCGGTGCTCTCGGGCAACCGCAACTTCGAGGCGCGGATTCACCCGCTGGTACGGGCGAACTACCTCGCCTCGCCGATGCTCGTGGTGGCCTTCGCCCTGGCCGGCCGCATCGACATCGACCTCTACAACGAGCCGCTCGGCCGCACCCCCGACGGCACGCCGGTCTTCCTGGCCGACATCTGGCCCAGCCAGCAGCTGATCCGCGACACGGTCACCGCCTCGCTGCGCCCCGAGATGTACGAGGAGCGGTACGCCGAGGTGTTCGAGGGCGAGGAGCACTGGCAGGCGCTCCCGCTTCCGGAAGAGAGCGCGCTCTACGACTGGGATGCGGAATCGACCTACATCCAGAACCCGCCCTTCTTCCAGGGCATGAACCTCGACACGCCGGCCTTCTCCGACGTGAAGGGAGCCCGGGTGCTCGCGCTGCTCGGCGACTCCGTCACCACCGACCACATCTCGCCCGCCGGCGCCATCGCCAAGCGCGGTCCGGCCGGGCGCTACCTGCAGGAGCACGGGGTGGGCGTGGTCGACTTCAACACCTTCGGGTCGCGACGGGGCAACCACGAGGTGATGATGCGCGGCACCTTCGCCAACGTGCGCATCAAGAACCTGCTGCTCGACGGCAAGGAGGGGGGCTACACGATTCATCTCCCCACCGGCGAGGAGATGTCGATCTTCGACGCCTCGATGAAGTACCAGGCCGCGGGCACCCCGCTCGTGGTGCTGGCCGGCTCGGAGTACGGCACCGGATCGAGCCGCGACTGGGCCGCGAAGGGCACCTCGCTCCTCGGAGTGAAGGCGGTGATCGCCACCAGCTACGAGCGGATCCACCGCAGCAACCTGGTGGGCATGGGCGTGCTGCCCCTGCAGTTCCGTTCGGGCGACTCCGCGGCCAGCCTCGGGCTGACCGGGCACGAGACGTTCGACATCAGCGGGGTGGCGCCGGACGGACCCGAGCCGGGGGGCACCGTGCAGGTGGTGGCCACCGCGCCCGACGGCGCCGTCACCCGCTTCGAGGCACTGGTGCGACTCGATTCCGACGTCGACGTGCAGTACTACCGCAACGGCGGGATCCTGCACACGGTGCTGCGGAAGATGGGTCGCGGCGAGATGTAG
- a CDS encoding DUF389 domain-containing protein — protein MTPPSSDDSPSGVIELFHRFERWVHGRLLRMLNLQAHERETQVHLMLANRQRGVVEYWTFLFLSMSIATLGLAMNSTAVVIGAMLVSPLMGPIVEFAMGLVVGSPVLTVRSTIRITGSLLLVIGGAALITLVLPFREVTAEIAARTHPTLLDMALAVCVALAAALTTVKAKSETNVVASGAAIGIALVPPICVVGFGLGIGDMEIARGALLLLVTNFFAIVSVGAVFFYLLGFEQVSVQAWDDEALAASPEGGVVHRALRALEQVFGSRRSGVFRIALPAVLLIGVAVPLYSGLMQVSWEARTRAAVSRILDQAESEDDFDASWTVAGGQVQVRTYLVGSVERADSLEARLATRIAAASGVEPDVRVTPMPSYEAIARAVEPLRAQGAAAPVADATADLAALRRDLASALAGAWPVEAYGPLAGWSLQMDDQGGVELVLRHLGPQPDAGAGRLLASALESETIEGLRVRFTPLDTATVEASVDEVDGWLTAVEGGLQVARRSTGITLCVQVPDSATLAASTAALDAVRRVDSLRATAPGAAVEMRRAGTSFTTRLRPAGAAPSCVELGGLSDGPESPRAAGQGG, from the coding sequence ATGACGCCGCCGTCGTCCGACGACTCGCCCTCCGGGGTGATCGAGCTCTTCCACCGCTTCGAGCGCTGGGTGCACGGGCGGCTGCTGCGCATGCTCAACCTGCAGGCGCACGAGCGGGAGACCCAGGTGCACCTCATGCTGGCCAATCGGCAGCGCGGGGTGGTCGAGTACTGGACCTTCCTCTTCCTGTCGATGTCGATCGCCACCCTGGGGCTGGCGATGAACTCCACGGCGGTGGTGATCGGCGCGATGCTGGTGAGTCCTCTCATGGGCCCGATCGTGGAGTTCGCGATGGGACTGGTGGTGGGCTCGCCCGTGCTCACGGTGCGCTCCACCATCCGGATCACCGGCAGCCTGCTGCTGGTGATCGGGGGTGCGGCGCTGATCACCCTGGTGCTGCCCTTCCGCGAGGTGACCGCGGAGATCGCGGCGCGAACCCATCCGACCCTGCTCGACATGGCGCTCGCGGTGTGCGTGGCGCTGGCGGCGGCCCTCACCACCGTGAAGGCGAAGAGCGAGACCAACGTGGTCGCCTCGGGCGCCGCCATCGGCATCGCCCTCGTGCCGCCGATCTGCGTGGTCGGATTCGGACTCGGCATCGGCGACATGGAGATCGCGCGCGGCGCCCTGCTTCTGCTGGTCACGAACTTCTTCGCGATCGTGTCGGTGGGCGCCGTCTTCTTCTACCTGCTCGGCTTCGAACAGGTGTCGGTTCAGGCCTGGGACGACGAGGCGTTGGCCGCGAGTCCCGAGGGGGGCGTGGTCCACCGGGCGCTGCGGGCGCTCGAGCAGGTGTTCGGCAGCCGGCGCAGCGGGGTGTTTCGGATCGCCTTGCCGGCCGTACTCCTGATCGGCGTGGCGGTCCCGCTGTATTCCGGGTTGATGCAGGTGAGCTGGGAAGCGCGCACTCGGGCCGCGGTGTCGCGGATTCTCGACCAGGCGGAGTCGGAGGACGACTTCGACGCGTCGTGGACGGTGGCCGGCGGGCAAGTGCAGGTGCGCACCTATCTGGTCGGATCGGTGGAGCGCGCCGACTCGCTGGAGGCTCGTCTGGCCACCCGGATCGCCGCCGCCTCGGGGGTGGAGCCCGACGTGCGGGTGACCCCGATGCCGTCGTACGAGGCGATCGCGCGCGCCGTGGAGCCGCTGCGCGCGCAGGGTGCCGCGGCGCCCGTCGCCGACGCCACCGCCGATCTCGCCGCCCTGCGCCGCGATCTCGCCTCCGCCCTCGCGGGCGCCTGGCCGGTGGAGGCCTACGGCCCGTTGGCGGGCTGGTCTCTGCAGATGGACGACCAGGGTGGGGTGGAGCTGGTGCTGCGTCATCTCGGGCCGCAGCCCGATGCGGGAGCCGGCCGGCTGCTGGCCTCCGCGCTCGAGTCGGAGACGATCGAAGGGCTGCGCGTGCGGTTCACCCCGCTCGACACCGCCACCGTCGAGGCCTCGGTCGACGAGGTGGACGGATGGCTGACGGCGGTGGAGGGGGGACTCCAGGTCGCCCGGCGCTCCACCGGGATCACTCTCTGCGTGCAGGTGCCCGACTCGGCGACCCTGGCCGCGTCCACGGCCGCTCTCGACGCGGTGCGGAGGGTCGACTCGCTCCGGGCCACCGCGCCGGGTGCCGCAGTCGAGATGCGCCGGGCGGGCACCTCCTTCACCACGCGACTCCGGCCCGCCGGAGCGGCGCCGAGCTGTGTGGAACTCGGCGGCCTCTCCGACGGGCCGGAATCCCCGCGCGCGGCGGGGCAGGGCGGGTGA
- a CDS encoding LLM class flavin-dependent oxidoreductase, with product MELGLYSFAETRLDPATGQPVGDDDRIRRLVEEIEHADRFGLDVFGVGEHHRPDYAVSSPAVVLAAAATRTSRIRLTSAVTVLSSDDPVRVFQDFATLDQLSSGRAEIMAGRGSFTESFPLFGQDLGDYEALFDEKLRLLVQLREQIVVDWTGHHRPSIAGRGVYPRPVQNPLPIWVAVGGTPRSVVRAARLGLPVALAIIGGQPARFKPMADLFRDAAAEARRPELPFSINAHGFIAESGDEARAMAWRPFSETMGRIGRERGWRPPTRAQFEAECGPTGALFVGSPDEVVEKILYQHRLFAHQRFLLQMTVGPMPHDAVLRAIELYGTIVAPAVREALGAPAPTSAEAGA from the coding sequence ATGGAACTCGGACTCTACAGCTTCGCCGAAACCCGCCTCGACCCCGCCACCGGTCAGCCCGTCGGCGACGACGACCGCATCCGGCGGCTGGTGGAGGAGATCGAGCACGCGGATCGGTTCGGCCTCGACGTCTTCGGCGTTGGCGAGCACCACCGCCCCGATTACGCGGTCTCTTCGCCCGCCGTGGTGCTCGCGGCCGCCGCCACCCGCACCTCCCGAATCCGGCTCACGAGCGCGGTGACCGTGCTCAGTTCCGACGACCCGGTGCGGGTCTTCCAGGATTTCGCCACCCTCGACCAGTTGTCGAGCGGTCGCGCAGAGATCATGGCCGGGAGGGGTTCCTTCACGGAGTCGTTTCCTCTGTTCGGCCAGGACCTGGGGGACTACGAGGCGCTCTTCGACGAGAAGCTCCGGCTGCTGGTGCAGCTTCGCGAGCAGATCGTGGTCGACTGGACCGGCCACCACCGGCCCTCCATCGCCGGCCGGGGCGTCTACCCTCGCCCCGTGCAGAACCCCCTCCCGATCTGGGTGGCGGTGGGCGGCACCCCTCGCTCGGTGGTGCGCGCGGCGCGACTCGGACTGCCCGTCGCGCTCGCGATCATCGGCGGGCAGCCTGCGCGCTTCAAGCCGATGGCCGACCTCTTCCGCGACGCCGCCGCCGAGGCGCGGCGTCCCGAGCTGCCCTTCAGCATCAACGCGCACGGCTTCATCGCCGAGAGCGGCGACGAGGCGCGAGCGATGGCCTGGCGACCCTTTTCCGAGACGATGGGTCGCATCGGACGCGAGCGAGGGTGGCGGCCCCCGACCCGCGCGCAGTTCGAGGCGGAGTGCGGCCCCACCGGCGCGCTCTTCGTGGGCAGCCCCGACGAGGTGGTGGAGAAGATCCTCTACCAGCACCGGCTGTTCGCGCACCAGCGATTCCTCCTGCAGATGACGGTGGGCCCGATGCCCCACGACGCGGTGCTCCGCGCGATCGAACTGTACGGCACGATCGTGGCTCCGGCGGTGCGGGAGGCGCTCGGTGCCCCGGCCCCGACCTCCGCGGAGGCGGGCGCATGA
- a CDS encoding c-type cytochrome yields the protein MAGLFLAACGSGAGDAAPRESAADTSGELPTAGTERFPLVPASAAIDQVNRLPRNPLTEAIEADSATAERIRFGYRVARDPQAFGAAEFVGNDLACFSCHMNGGQREGALPLVGVAGLFPQFRNRDDRMVSLRERIDGCFMRSMNGTPPPPDHPVALALQAYIHWLSEGQPEGESPPWRGQNRIPEEARLAIEDLDLSKGRRLYADKCAQCHGDDGQGLDVGLATPAPLWGDRSWNDGAGASRIWTFAGFIRYAMPLNAPGSLTDEESQHIAAWVNSQDRPVFPTKAADYPGGGRPGDAVYDTLVFPVHPLKARLGADRP from the coding sequence GTGGCGGGACTCTTCCTGGCCGCCTGCGGCTCGGGCGCGGGAGATGCGGCACCCCGGGAGAGTGCGGCGGATACCTCCGGGGAGCTGCCGACGGCCGGCACCGAGCGGTTTCCGCTGGTGCCCGCCTCCGCGGCGATCGACCAGGTGAACCGGCTGCCCCGGAACCCGCTCACCGAAGCGATCGAGGCCGATTCGGCCACGGCGGAGCGCATCCGGTTCGGCTACCGGGTGGCGCGCGATCCCCAGGCGTTCGGGGCGGCCGAGTTCGTCGGCAACGACCTCGCCTGCTTCAGCTGCCACATGAACGGGGGGCAGCGGGAGGGGGCGCTGCCCCTGGTGGGGGTGGCGGGGCTCTTTCCGCAGTTTCGCAACCGCGACGATCGCATGGTGAGTCTGCGGGAGCGCATCGACGGCTGCTTCATGCGGAGCATGAACGGCACCCCTCCTCCCCCCGATCACCCGGTGGCCCTGGCGCTCCAGGCCTACATCCACTGGCTGTCGGAGGGGCAGCCGGAGGGGGAGTCCCCGCCCTGGCGCGGGCAGAACCGCATTCCCGAAGAGGCGCGTCTCGCCATCGAGGACCTCGATCTCTCGAAGGGCCGACGCCTCTATGCCGACAAGTGCGCCCAGTGCCACGGCGACGACGGTCAGGGCCTCGACGTGGGACTCGCCACCCCGGCCCCGCTCTGGGGGGACCGGTCGTGGAACGACGGCGCCGGCGCCTCGCGGATCTGGACCTTCGCCGGGTTCATCCGCTACGCCATGCCGCTCAACGCACCGGGGAGCCTCACCGACGAGGAGTCCCAGCACATCGCCGCGTGGGTGAACAGTCAGGACCGCCCCGTGTTTCCGACGAAGGCCGCCGACTATCCCGGCGGCGGACGCCCGGGCGATGCCGTGTACGACACCCTGGTGTTTCCGGTGCATCCGCTGAAGGCTCGCCTGGGGGCGGATCGGCCCTGA
- a CDS encoding DsrE family protein gives MPNATLRVPRSLLTLAVAGALALPAALSAQRPEMQASGPRIQSNGPTFEVANPSFTAPEGHIYKAVFEIAAGDNGSEQVQPELTTVARFLNLHARHGVPDDQVQVAAVFHGPAYAALLTDEAYAERHDGKANPTRDLVRELLDAGVPLVLCGQTAGGRGVTQEDLVPGAQIALSAMTALNVFLAQGYQFNPW, from the coding sequence ATGCCGAACGCCACTCTCCGGGTTCCGCGCTCCCTTCTGACGCTGGCCGTCGCGGGCGCGCTCGCGCTGCCCGCCGCCCTCTCCGCTCAGCGCCCCGAGATGCAGGCGTCGGGACCGCGGATCCAGTCCAACGGTCCGACCTTCGAGGTGGCCAACCCCTCGTTCACCGCCCCCGAGGGGCACATCTACAAGGCCGTGTTCGAGATCGCGGCCGGCGACAACGGCAGCGAGCAGGTGCAGCCCGAACTCACCACCGTCGCCCGGTTCCTGAACCTGCACGCGCGGCACGGGGTGCCGGACGACCAGGTGCAGGTGGCCGCGGTCTTCCACGGCCCGGCCTACGCCGCGCTCCTCACCGACGAGGCCTACGCGGAGCGCCACGACGGCAAGGCCAATCCGACCCGCGACCTCGTGCGCGAACTGCTCGACGCCGGCGTGCCCCTCGTGCTGTGTGGACAGACGGCCGGCGGACGCGGTGTGACGCAGGAGGATCTGGTGCCCGGGGCGCAGATCGCCCTGTCGGCCATGACCGCCCTCAACGTGTTCCTCGCGCAGGGCTACCAGTTCAACCCCTGGTGA
- a CDS encoding prolyl oligopeptidase family serine peptidase yields the protein MSRCRTLSVALALGLASGSAAAAQQPRAFTADDALAVQTLSVDDLSPDGRWAAITIRTHRDRLDVDHFRFGDPTYVTPSLERFEVIDTRTGEATALFDDRVQVDAVSFSPDGSRLAWFRTVGERRVLEVWDSGSGAVNEVALDTPLEIASTSGLEWRPDGEGWLLQLREEGWADEARAAFAEMTEGPIVVHDGSEPFLDWDRVRNLGDLAVPALVGVDGSVRTLLPEGGWGGFTFTADGGALTAVGEKPLKTVYEGSDGTEWRLLHLDLASGDTTQLVEPSTDRVRADFSPDGTRWAWADDGDLFVRALGDDEPVNLTEGDRGPVSASDTTAVRYSLMRWSPDGERLLASSQRGWHLVDAESGAARLVLPMDDEAREEGPRMNVVGWDPEGDRLAIATSARDRWARGLAWLDLASGALQSVRSDANLYSSWTLSDDGSTLVYRMSDGDRPDELWAADAGLTAPRALTDLNPWIDEVALTRSELVEYLDVDGERQYGILYYPVDYVEGQRYPLVAEVYEEFFDNGFNHRMNLVASQGWFGFRPSVDLEEGFPGEAWMKGVTTGINTLIDRGLVDGRRLGIHGTSYGGYAVNLIVTQTDRFAAAINISGKVNIISFLGDSEKITTRNYRAAESGQDRIGATLWEQPQKYLAHTAVLAADRIDTPLLLLTGEGDWNVPATNQREMYYALRRLGKDVVWVNYMRAGHGAGRAGTEEDFHDHWSRILDWYRTHFDEAIAADDAVVSNE from the coding sequence ATGTCGAGGTGCCGAACCCTGTCCGTCGCTCTCGCCCTGGGGCTCGCCTCGGGGTCGGCGGCCGCCGCCCAGCAGCCCCGCGCCTTCACCGCCGACGACGCGCTGGCGGTGCAGACGCTCTCGGTGGACGACCTCTCGCCCGACGGTCGCTGGGCCGCGATCACGATCCGCACCCATCGCGATCGCCTCGACGTCGATCACTTCCGCTTCGGCGACCCCACCTACGTCACCCCCTCGCTCGAGCGGTTCGAGGTGATCGACACCCGCACGGGCGAGGCCACCGCCCTCTTCGACGACCGGGTGCAGGTGGACGCGGTGTCGTTTTCACCCGACGGGTCTCGGCTCGCCTGGTTCCGCACGGTGGGCGAGCGGCGCGTGCTCGAGGTGTGGGACTCCGGGTCGGGCGCGGTGAACGAGGTGGCGCTCGACACCCCGCTCGAGATCGCCTCCACCTCCGGTCTCGAGTGGAGGCCCGACGGCGAGGGATGGCTCCTGCAGCTGCGTGAGGAGGGCTGGGCCGACGAGGCGCGGGCCGCCTTCGCCGAGATGACCGAGGGCCCGATCGTGGTGCACGACGGCAGCGAGCCCTTCCTCGACTGGGATCGGGTGCGCAACCTCGGCGACCTCGCCGTGCCCGCGCTCGTGGGCGTCGACGGGTCGGTGCGGACGCTCCTGCCCGAGGGGGGATGGGGCGGCTTCACCTTCACCGCCGACGGCGGTGCGCTGACGGCCGTGGGCGAGAAGCCCCTCAAGACGGTGTATGAGGGCAGCGACGGCACCGAGTGGCGGCTGCTGCACCTCGATCTGGCGTCGGGCGACACCACGCAGCTCGTGGAGCCCTCCACCGATCGGGTGCGTGCCGACTTCAGCCCCGACGGCACTCGCTGGGCCTGGGCCGACGACGGCGACCTCTTCGTGCGCGCGCTCGGCGACGACGAACCGGTCAACCTCACCGAGGGCGACCGCGGCCCCGTGTCGGCCTCCGACACCACCGCGGTGCGCTACTCCCTCATGCGGTGGAGCCCCGACGGCGAGCGGCTGCTTGCCTCGAGCCAGCGCGGCTGGCATCTGGTCGACGCCGAGTCGGGGGCGGCGCGCCTGGTGCTGCCCATGGACGACGAGGCGCGCGAAGAGGGCCCGCGCATGAACGTGGTGGGGTGGGACCCCGAGGGCGACCGCCTCGCCATCGCCACCTCCGCCCGCGACCGCTGGGCCCGGGGCCTCGCCTGGCTCGACCTCGCCTCGGGCGCGCTCCAGTCGGTGCGCAGCGACGCCAACCTCTACTCGTCGTGGACGCTCAGCGACGACGGTTCGACGCTCGTCTACCGCATGTCGGACGGCGATCGCCCCGACGAGCTGTGGGCGGCCGATGCGGGGCTGACCGCGCCGCGCGCCCTCACCGATCTGAACCCCTGGATCGACGAGGTGGCGCTCACCCGCAGCGAACTGGTGGAGTATCTCGACGTCGACGGGGAGCGGCAGTACGGCATTCTCTACTACCCGGTCGACTACGTGGAAGGGCAGCGCTACCCGCTGGTGGCCGAGGTCTACGAGGAGTTTTTCGACAACGGCTTCAACCACCGCATGAATCTGGTGGCGAGCCAGGGCTGGTTCGGCTTCCGCCCGTCGGTCGACCTCGAGGAGGGCTTTCCGGGCGAGGCCTGGATGAAGGGGGTCACGACCGGCATCAACACGCTGATCGACCGCGGCCTCGTCGACGGACGGCGCCTCGGTATTCACGGCACCAGCTACGGCGGCTACGCCGTGAACCTGATCGTCACGCAGACCGATCGGTTCGCCGCGGCGATCAACATCTCGGGCAAGGTGAACATCATCAGCTTCCTCGGCGACAGCGAGAAGATCACCACCCGCAACTACCGCGCGGCGGAGAGCGGGCAGGACCGGATCGGAGCCACCCTCTGGGAGCAGCCGCAGAAGTACCTGGCGCACACCGCGGTGCTCGCCGCCGACCGCATCGACACGCCGCTCCTGCTCCTCACGGGCGAAGGCGACTGGAACGTGCCGGCCACCAATCAGCGCGAGATGTACTACGCGCTGCGCCGGCTCGGAAAAGACGTGGTGTGGGTGAACTACATGCGCGCGGGGCACGGCGCCGGGCGCGCCGGCACCGAGGAGGACTTCCACGATCACTGGAGTCGCATCCTCGACTGGTACCGCACCCACTTCGACGAGGCGATCGCCGCCGACGACGCCGTGGTGTCGAACGAATGA
- a CDS encoding class I SAM-dependent methyltransferase — MTADPPVGEASDKRYDRAYFDRWYRGEDSPPGLGSSLERNVALAVAAAESVLDRPLRTVLDVGCGEGRWQPVLHALRPDAAYLGIDPSEYAVERFGEARNLRLGGFDELHLHVFDDPFDLVVCSDVMHYLDARTILRGLDTLVDLVGGVALLEVFTADDVVEGDREGFHLREPAWYRRAFTAAGLRALGLQLWVHHEIAEDLDALDLPMSALPGRPPETAGG; from the coding sequence ATGACGGCGGACCCGCCGGTGGGCGAGGCCTCCGACAAGCGCTACGACCGGGCCTACTTCGACCGGTGGTATCGGGGCGAGGACTCGCCGCCGGGGCTCGGCAGTTCGCTCGAGCGCAATGTGGCGCTGGCCGTGGCGGCGGCGGAGTCGGTGCTCGATCGGCCGCTGCGCACGGTGCTCGACGTGGGCTGCGGCGAAGGCCGCTGGCAGCCGGTGCTCCACGCACTGCGACCCGATGCCGCCTACCTCGGCATCGACCCGAGCGAGTACGCGGTGGAGCGCTTCGGCGAGGCTCGAAACCTGCGGCTCGGCGGCTTCGACGAACTGCATCTGCACGTCTTCGACGACCCCTTCGATCTGGTCGTCTGCAGCGACGTCATGCACTACCTCGATGCGCGCACGATCCTGCGGGGTCTCGACACCCTCGTGGATCTGGTGGGCGGGGTGGCCCTCCTCGAGGTCTTCACCGCCGACGACGTGGTGGAGGGCGACCGGGAAGGCTTCCACCTGCGCGAGCCGGCCTGGTATCGCCGGGCCTTCACCGCGGCGGGTCTTCGTGCTCTGGGACTCCAGCTCTGGGTGCATCACGAGATCGCCGAGGATCTCGACGCCCTGGATCTGCCGATGTCGGCGTTGCCGGGGCGGCCCCCGGAGACTGCGGGGGGCTGA